A genomic stretch from Gorilla gorilla gorilla isolate KB3781 chromosome 20, NHGRI_mGorGor1-v2.1_pri, whole genome shotgun sequence includes:
- the LOC115930101 gene encoding sulfotransferase 1A1-like isoform X3 translates to MSILQGKDDIFLDLKQKFWNTYMVVYVARNAKDVAVSYYHFYHMDKVHPEPGTWDSFLEKFMVGEVSYGSWYQHVQEWWELSGTHPVLYLFYEDMKENPKREIQKILEFVGRSLPEETVDLMVQHTSFKEMKKNPMTNYTTVPREFMDHSISPFMRKGMAGDWKTTFTVAQNERFDADYAEKMAGCSLSFRSEL, encoded by the exons ATGAGCATTCTCCAGGGAAAGGATGACATATTTTTGGACctgaaacagaaattctggaacaCCTATATG GTGGTCTATGTTGCCCGCAACGCAAAGGATGTGGCGGTTTCCTACTACCACTTCTACCACATGGACAAGGTGCACCCTGAGCCTGGGACCTGGGACAGCTTCCTGGAGAAGTTCATGGTCGGAGAAG TGTCCTACGGATCCTGGTACCAGCACGTGCAGGAGTGGTGGGAGCTGAGCGGCACCCACCCTGTTCTCTACCTCTTCTATGAAGACATGAAGGAG AACCCCAAAAGGGAGATTCAAAAGATCCTGGAGTTTGTGGGGCGCTCCCTGCCAGAGGAGACCGTGGACCTCATGGTTCAGCACACGTCGTTCAAGGAGATGAAGAAGAACCCTATGACCAACTACACCACCGTCCCCCGGGAGTTCATGGACCACAGCATCTCCCCCTTCATGAGGAAAG GCATGGCTGGGGACTGGAAGACCACCTTCACCGTGGCGCAGAATGAGCGCTTTGATGCGGACTATGCGGAGAAGATGGCaggctgcagcctcagcttccgcTCTGAGCTGTGA
- the LOC115930101 gene encoding uncharacterized protein isoform X1 — MHSFHGAPWLPNLGLLWSLLCGASFKRRETKPPAQGRCCSRIFCQCSVSSPRSHEAGAGSQGNGTAVSLFFLVLWIHALLHPCPFTLPTHITPDWPCGQSLECMGCWGPVGCTGPEPLAPSRLAWSQQVGDLSRACLSHLSPPIPPLSCLGQLEKSCLLACLAGWSSGAGQEPRDSSKNKKQKTQTYKNKATFGPFPFHSVFYTANSVVALEITLSLSPAGKLRRVTEKLPHPQPYLFLPEANLSPPWLQIPPTLDLRNPQHRQHPCIPHTTPTLSHCGRGGHKARFPRAQVSDTLEWPRAPSPCSACGSNTPEAEASAIPALSPWISHFRQPRPA, encoded by the coding sequence ATGCACTCCTTCCACGGGGCCCCGTGGCTTCCAAACCTCGGCCTCCTCTGGTCTCTTCTCTGTGGAGCCTCCTTCAAACGCAGGGAAACAAAACCACCTGCCCAGGGCCGCTGTTGTTCTAGGATCTTCTGTCAATGTTCTGTGAGTTCCCCCAGGAGCCATGAAGCTGGGGCTGGCTCCCAGGGCAATGGGACTGCAGTGTCCTTGTTCTTTCTTGTTCTATGGATCCATGCTCTGCTCCACCCCTGCCCCTTCACTCTGCCCACACACATCACTCCAGACTGGCCTTGTGGTCAGAGCCTGGAGTGCATGGGCTGCTGGGGGCCTGTGGGCTGCACTGGGCCAGAACCCCTGGCACCTTCAAGACTGGCCTGGAGCCAGCAGGTAGGTGACCTTTCCAGGGCCTGCCTCTCCCATCTTTCTCCTCCAATCCCTCCCCTCTCTTGCCTGGGTCAATTAGAGAAATCTTGTCTGTTGGCCTGCCTGGCAGGGTGGAGTTCAGGGGCAGGTCAGGAGCCCCGTGAcagctcaaaaaacaaaaaacaaaaaacacaaacctACAAAAACAAAGCCACCTTTGGGCCTTTCccctttcattctgttttctacACAGCAAACTCAGTCGTGGCTTTGGAGATCACTTTAAGCTTGTCTCCAGCTGGCAAACTAAGGAGGGTAACGGAgaagctcccccacccccaaccctaccTCTTCCTTCCGGAAGCAAATCTAAGTCCGCCCTGGCTCCAGATCCCTCCCACCCTGGACCTAAGAAACCCTCAGCACAGACAACACCCCTGCATTCCCCACACAACACCCACACTCAGCCACTGCGGGCGAGGAGGGCACAAGGCCAGGTTCCCGAGAGCTCAGGTGAGTGACACACTGGAATGGCCCAGGGCACCCTCACCCTGCTCAGCTTGTGGCTCCAACACTCCAGAAGCCGAGGCCTCTGCCatccctgccctctccccatGGATATCCCATTTCAGACAACCCCGGCCGGCCTGa
- the LOC115930101 gene encoding sulfotransferase 1A1-like isoform X2 translates to MELIQDISRLPLEYVKGVPLIKYFAEALGPLQSFQARPDDLLISTYPKSGTTWVSQILDMIYQGGDLEKCHRAPIFMRVPFLEFKVPGIPSGLETLKDTPAPRLIKTHLPLALLPQTLLDQKVKVVYVARNAKDVAVSYYHFYHMDKVHPEPGTWDSFLEKFMVGEVSYGSWYQHVQEWWELSGTHPVLYLFYEDMKENPKREIQKILEFVGRSLPEETVDLMVQHTSFKEMKKNPMTNYTTVPREFMDHSISPFMRKGMAGDWKTTFTVAQNERFDADYAEKMAGCSLSFRSEL, encoded by the exons ATGGAGCTGATCCAGGATATCTCCCGCCTGCCACTGGAGTACGTGAAGGGGGTCCCGCTCATCAAGTACTTTGCAGAGGCACTGGGGCCCCTGCAGAGCTTCCAGGCCCGGCCTGATGACCTGCTCATCAGCACCTACCCCAAGTCCG gcACCACCTGGGTGAGCCAGATTTTGGACATGATCTACCAGGGCGGCGATCTGGAGAAGTGTCACCGAGCTCCCATCTTCATGCGGGTGCCCTTCCTTGAGTTCAAAGTCCCAGGGATTCCCTCAG GGCTGGAGACTCTGAAAGACACACCGGCTCCACGGCTCATCAAGACACACCTGCCCCTGGCTCTGCTCCCCCAGACTCTGTTGGATCAGAAGGTCAAG GTGGTCTATGTTGCCCGCAACGCAAAGGATGTGGCGGTTTCCTACTACCACTTCTACCACATGGACAAGGTGCACCCTGAGCCTGGGACCTGGGACAGCTTCCTGGAGAAGTTCATGGTCGGAGAAG TGTCCTACGGATCCTGGTACCAGCACGTGCAGGAGTGGTGGGAGCTGAGCGGCACCCACCCTGTTCTCTACCTCTTCTATGAAGACATGAAGGAG AACCCCAAAAGGGAGATTCAAAAGATCCTGGAGTTTGTGGGGCGCTCCCTGCCAGAGGAGACCGTGGACCTCATGGTTCAGCACACGTCGTTCAAGGAGATGAAGAAGAACCCTATGACCAACTACACCACCGTCCCCCGGGAGTTCATGGACCACAGCATCTCCCCCTTCATGAGGAAAG GCATGGCTGGGGACTGGAAGACCACCTTCACCGTGGCGCAGAATGAGCGCTTTGATGCGGACTATGCGGAGAAGATGGCaggctgcagcctcagcttccgcTCTGAGCTGTGA
- the LOC101142999 gene encoding olfactory receptor 7A17: MKPGNETQIPQFLLLGLSEEPELQPFLFGLFLSMYLLTVLGNLLIILATISDSHLHTPMYFFLSNLSFADICFVSTTVPKMLVNIQTQSRVITYAGCITQMCFFILFVVLDSLLLTVMAYDRFVAICHPLHYTVIMNSWLCGLLVLVSWIVSILCSLLQSIMALQLSFCTELKIPHFFCELNQVVHLACSDTFIKDMMMNFTSVLLGGGCLAGIFYSYFKILCCICSISPAQGMNKALSTCASHLSVVSLFYCTGVGVYLSSAATHNSLSNAAASVMYTVVTSMLNPFIYSLRNKDINRALNRFFREQK, translated from the coding sequence ATGAAACCAGGGAATGAGACACAAATTCCACAATTCCTTCTCCTGGGACTTTCAGAGGAACCAGAATTGCAGCCCTTCCTCTTTGGGCTATTTCTGTCCATGTACCTGCTCACCGTGCTCGGGAACCTGCTCATCATCCTGGCCACAATCTCAgactcccacctccacacccccatgtacttcttcctctccaaccTGTCCTTTGCAGACATCTGTTTTGTGTCTACCACTGTCCCAAAGATGCTGGTGAACATCCAGACACAGAGCAGAGTCATCACCTATGCAGGCTGCATCACCCAGATGTGCTTTTTTATACTCTTTGTAGTGTTGGACAGCTTACTCCTGACCGTGATGGCCTATGACCGGTTTGTGGCCATCTGTCACCCCCTGCACTACACAGTCATTATGAACTCCTGGCTCTGTGGACTGCTGGTTCTGGTGTCCTGGATCGTGAGCATCCTATGTTCTCTGTTACAAAGCATAATGGCATTGCAGCTGTCCTTCTGTACAGAATTGAAAATCCCTCATTTTTTCTGTGAACTTAATCAGGTCGTCCACCTTGCCTGTTCCGACACTTTTATTAAAGACATGATGATGAATTTTACAAGTGTGCTGTTGGGTGGGGGATGCCTCGCTGGAATATTTTACTCTTACTTTAAGATACTTTGTTGCATATGTTCAATCTCACCAGCTCAGGGGATGAATAAAGCACTTTCCACCTGTGCATCTCACCTCTCAGTTGTCTCCTTATTTTATTGTACAGGCGTAGGTGTGTACCTTAGTTCTGCTGCAACCCATAACTCACTCTCAAATGCTGCAGCCTCAGTGATGTACACTGTGGTCACCTCCATGCTGAACCCCTTCATCTACAGCCTGAGGAATAAAGACATAAACAGAGCTCTGAATCGATTCTTCAGAGAGCAGAAATAG